A genomic stretch from Elusimicrobiota bacterium includes:
- a CDS encoding Tim44-like domain-containing protein has protein sequence MNNCFKKTVSSGCGIVTLFFLLSALLPADLYARAGGGGGGGGGGGILGIILYPFLLIYIGILHFKISRKNQEADALIEKISVTDSGWRMESLKHRIEECYFKVQEAWMERNQDLARDYMSRGLYDKHKAQTDLMIKDHEKNILKEINLLQAKIVEAIDYKDNSKDLFWVYISGSMIDYTVKDNTGEVIKGNPDEAGKFSELWKFIRDDDGRWVLDDIDQDVGLDDLSSFKSKSEQA, from the coding sequence ATGAACAATTGCTTTAAAAAAACAGTTTCCAGCGGCTGCGGCATCGTTACGCTGTTTTTCCTGCTTTCCGCCCTGCTGCCGGCTGATCTTTACGCCCGGGCGGGCGGAGGCGGCGGGGGCGGAGGCGGGGGCGGGATCCTGGGGATCATTCTCTACCCGTTCCTTCTGATCTACATCGGTATTCTCCACTTTAAGATCTCCCGGAAGAATCAAGAGGCTGACGCGCTCATAGAAAAGATCTCAGTCACGGACAGCGGCTGGAGGATGGAGAGTTTAAAGCACAGGATAGAGGAATGCTACTTCAAGGTACAGGAAGCCTGGATGGAAAGGAACCAGGACCTGGCCAGGGACTACATGAGCCGGGGCTTGTACGACAAGCACAAGGCGCAGACGGACCTGATGATCAAAGACCATGAGAAGAACATTCTGAAAGAAATCAATCTTCTCCAGGCTAAGATCGTGGAAGCGATAGATTACAAAGACAACTCTAAGGACCTTTTCTGGGTTTACATCAGCGGCTCGATGATAGATTATACGGTGAAGGATAACACCGGCGAAGTGATAAAGGGAAACCCGGACGAAGCCGGAAAATTTTCCGAGTTGTGGAAATTCATCCGGGACGATGACGGCCGCTGGGTGCTCGACGATATAGACCAGGATGTGGGTCTCGACGACCTCTCTTCGTTCAAGTCCAAGAGCGAGCAGGCGTGA